A window of the Nibribacter ruber genome harbors these coding sequences:
- the trpS gene encoding tryptophan--tRNA ligase, producing MARILTGIQSSGRPHLGNLLGAILPAIELSKKAGNDSLYFIADLHSLTSIRDAEERRMNTYAVAAAWLAFGFDTDNNIFYRQSDVPEVTELTWYLSCFAPYPMLANAHSFKDKSARRGLADVNAGLFTYPILMAADILLYDANFVPVGKDQVQHLEITRDVASSFNHIYGDTFVIPEVKVDESVMTVPGINGDKMSKSYGNTIDIFLPDKELRKRVMSIVSDSKTLEEPKDPSTDTTFKLYALLASESELETMRQNYLNGGFGYGHAKQALYDLIITKYAEPRERFQYYMNNLPEIDAKLAEGAAKARAIGAPVLKRVREKLGF from the coding sequence ATGGCACGAATTCTTACCGGTATCCAGAGCAGTGGCCGTCCGCATTTGGGCAACCTGCTGGGTGCCATCCTCCCCGCCATTGAGCTTTCCAAGAAAGCCGGCAATGACTCTCTGTACTTCATCGCAGACTTGCACTCGCTCACCTCTATCAGAGACGCTGAGGAGCGCCGCATGAATACCTATGCAGTGGCCGCGGCGTGGCTGGCCTTCGGGTTTGACACAGACAACAACATCTTTTATAGACAAAGCGATGTGCCCGAGGTAACCGAGCTGACGTGGTATTTGAGCTGCTTTGCGCCGTACCCTATGCTGGCCAATGCGCACTCCTTCAAGGATAAGTCGGCTAGACGTGGGTTGGCTGACGTGAACGCTGGTTTGTTCACCTACCCTATCCTCATGGCCGCCGATATTCTGTTGTATGACGCCAACTTTGTACCGGTAGGCAAAGACCAGGTGCAGCACCTGGAAATCACCCGCGACGTGGCTTCATCCTTCAACCACATCTACGGAGATACATTTGTGATACCAGAGGTGAAGGTAGATGAGAGCGTGATGACGGTGCCGGGTATTAACGGCGACAAGATGAGCAAGTCCTATGGTAATACCATTGACATCTTCTTGCCAGACAAGGAATTGCGCAAGCGCGTCATGAGCATTGTCTCTGATAGCAAAACCTTGGAAGAGCCCAAAGACCCGTCCACGGATACCACTTTCAAGTTATATGCGCTGTTGGCTTCAGAATCTGAGTTGGAGACCATGCGTCAGAATTATTTGAACGGAGGTTTCGGCTATGGCCACGCCAAGCAGGCATTGTATGACTTAATCATCACTAAGTACGCAGAGCCGCGCGAACGCTTCCAGTACTACATGAACAACTTGCCAGAGATTGACGCTAAACTAGCCGAAGGTGCCGCCAAAGCCCGCGCCATTGGTGCCCCGGTGCTGAAGCGCGTACGGGAGAAGTTGGGATTCTAG
- a CDS encoding STAS domain-containing protein, producing the protein MKYTIDKKENYTVITIDEKKLDTTIAPDLKSEFVKLNAEGITNLILDLTNVKYTDSSGLSSILIANRLCNSSGGVLILTGLQEHVMKLITISKLESVLNILPTVEEGIDRVFLHEIESDLTKKEE; encoded by the coding sequence ATGAAGTACACAATTGATAAAAAAGAGAATTATACCGTCATCACGATAGATGAAAAAAAGCTTGACACCACGATTGCGCCAGATCTGAAGTCAGAGTTTGTGAAGTTGAACGCAGAAGGTATAACCAATTTGATCCTTGATCTTACCAACGTAAAATATACAGATTCATCTGGGCTTTCTTCTATCCTGATCGCCAACCGTCTTTGCAACTCTTCTGGAGGGGTATTGATCTTGACGGGTTTACAGGAGCACGTAATGAAGTTGATCACTATCTCTAAGTTAGAGTCTGTGTTGAACATCTTGCCAACCGTAGAAGAAGGCATTGACCGCGTGTTCTTACACGAAATTGAGAGCGATCTTACCAAGAAAGAAGAATAG
- a CDS encoding phosphoribosylaminoimidazolesuccinocarboxamide synthase → MQALKETHFHFPEQTGFYRGKVRDVYYFQDKLALVATDRISAFDVVLPRAIPFKGQVLNQIAAKFLEATKDVVPNWVISHPAPNVTIGKQCETYKVEMVIRGYLAGHAWREYSAGKRTVCNVSLPEGLKENDRLPEPIITPTTKAAEGHDEDISREEIIQQGIVSEDEYLQLESYTRALFQKGTELAAERGLILVDTKYEFGKADGVIYVIDEIHTPDSSRFFYSEGYQERQDANQPQRQLSKEFVRQWLIEQGFQGKDGQQVPEMTDEKVAEISQRYIELYEQVLGETFSPQPYAQDLEALQKSIASNIF, encoded by the coding sequence ATGCAAGCGCTCAAAGAAACCCATTTCCATTTTCCTGAACAAACCGGGTTCTACCGGGGCAAGGTGCGGGACGTCTATTACTTTCAAGACAAACTGGCGTTAGTAGCCACCGACCGCATCTCTGCCTTTGACGTGGTCCTGCCTAGAGCCATCCCTTTTAAAGGACAGGTCTTAAACCAGATTGCCGCCAAGTTCCTGGAAGCCACCAAAGACGTAGTACCCAACTGGGTCATCAGTCATCCGGCGCCCAACGTAACCATAGGAAAGCAATGCGAGACCTATAAAGTGGAGATGGTAATCCGCGGCTACTTGGCTGGCCACGCCTGGCGCGAGTACAGCGCCGGCAAACGTACCGTCTGCAACGTTTCTCTTCCAGAAGGTTTAAAGGAGAATGACCGCCTGCCAGAACCCATCATCACCCCTACCACCAAAGCCGCCGAAGGCCACGATGAGGACATCTCCCGTGAGGAAATCATCCAACAAGGAATTGTCTCAGAAGACGAGTACCTGCAATTGGAATCCTATACCAGAGCCCTTTTCCAGAAAGGCACCGAGCTGGCGGCTGAGCGCGGTTTGATTTTGGTGGACACTAAATATGAGTTCGGGAAGGCAGATGGCGTCATCTATGTGATAGATGAAATCCACACTCCGGATTCTTCAAGATTCTTTTACTCAGAGGGTTACCAGGAACGGCAGGATGCCAACCAACCGCAACGGCAACTTTCAAAGGAATTTGTACGTCAATGGTTGATTGAGCAAGGTTTCCAGGGAAAAGACGGCCAGCAGGTGCCCGAAATGACAGATGAAAAAGTGGCCGAAATATCCCAGCGTTACATTGAATTATACGAGCAAGTCTTAGGCGAAACGTTCTCCCCCCAGCCGTACGCCCAGGACCTGGAAGCCCTGCAAAAGAGCATTGCTTCCAACATTTTTTAA
- a CDS encoding queuosine precursor transporter: MSIPTDAHNMGYRKRQLFMVLSGIFLTNALLAELIGVKIFSGEAVFGLPGAQIPVLGATLDFNLTAGVIIWPIVFVTTDIINEYFGRDGVKKISVLTAMLIAYGFLVIVAATTLPPAQFWLDVNNQGPNGTAFDMDFAFNRVFRQGLGIIIGSLVAFLVGQLLDAYVFHKLKHLTGSKKLWLRATGSTLISQLVDTVVVLFIAFYLFGNWDLKTVLSVSVINYLYKFVVAVVLTPVLYLAHPIIDRYLAGDHAVPMDTFISKD, encoded by the coding sequence ATGTCCATACCCACAGATGCCCACAACATGGGCTATAGAAAACGACAGCTCTTCATGGTGTTGAGCGGCATCTTCCTGACCAATGCGTTGCTGGCGGAACTGATTGGCGTTAAGATTTTCTCGGGTGAGGCAGTGTTCGGTCTGCCCGGGGCGCAGATTCCGGTTCTGGGCGCCACACTGGATTTTAATCTGACGGCAGGCGTCATTATTTGGCCCATCGTGTTTGTGACCACAGACATTATCAATGAGTACTTCGGGCGGGATGGCGTGAAGAAGATAAGCGTGCTCACCGCCATGCTCATTGCGTATGGCTTTCTGGTGATAGTAGCGGCCACCACCCTGCCGCCGGCACAGTTCTGGCTGGATGTGAACAACCAAGGCCCCAACGGGACCGCCTTTGACATGGATTTCGCCTTTAACCGGGTATTCAGACAGGGCCTGGGCATCATCATTGGTTCTTTGGTGGCATTCTTGGTGGGGCAGTTACTGGACGCCTACGTATTCCATAAGCTTAAGCACCTAACGGGCAGCAAGAAACTATGGCTTAGAGCTACCGGCTCCACGCTTATTTCTCAGTTGGTAGACACGGTAGTAGTGTTGTTCATTGCGTTCTACCTCTTCGGGAATTGGGATTTGAAGACCGTGCTGTCTGTGTCTGTGATCAACTACTTGTACAAGTTTGTGGTGGCAGTAGTATTGACCCCGGTGTTGTATTTGGCCCACCCTATCATTGACAGGTATTTGGCCGGTGACCACGCCGTCCCCATGGACACGTTCATTTCTAAGGACTAG
- a CDS encoding ribonuclease Z, with amino-acid sequence MDFELKILGSSSATPSFDRHHTAQLLAIGNQLNLIDCGEGTQMQLMRYKVKHQRICNIFISHLHGDHYFGLPGLLSTMHLQQRTAPLNLFGPKGLAEILTLQFKYAGTQLPYKINFHEVDTTVCRKIFEDKTITVHTLPMQHRINCCGYLFKEKQKPRHLLKSKLPAFLTPPQLVRLKWGEDVLDEAGQVLVRNVEVTTEPKHSRSYAYCSDTKYKEDILPMIKGVDLLYHESTFLSDMTQRADYTFHSTAQQAATLALKAQVKRLLIGHFSARYKDLTPLLAEAQAVFPNTNLAVEGKTISVLE; translated from the coding sequence TTGGACTTTGAGCTAAAAATTCTTGGCAGTTCTTCTGCTACGCCCTCTTTTGACCGACATCATACCGCCCAACTTTTGGCAATTGGCAATCAATTAAACCTGATTGATTGCGGAGAAGGTACACAAATGCAGCTGATGCGTTACAAAGTAAAGCATCAGCGCATTTGTAACATCTTCATTAGTCACCTCCACGGTGACCATTATTTTGGCTTACCCGGGTTGCTGTCCACTATGCACCTGCAGCAGCGTACCGCCCCTCTCAACCTTTTCGGCCCCAAAGGCTTAGCCGAGATACTAACCCTCCAGTTTAAGTACGCCGGCACCCAGCTTCCTTACAAGATCAATTTCCATGAAGTAGACACCACCGTCTGCCGGAAAATCTTTGAGGACAAAACCATTACCGTGCACACCTTACCTATGCAGCACCGCATCAATTGCTGCGGGTATCTGTTCAAGGAAAAGCAAAAACCCCGACACCTGCTCAAAAGCAAGCTTCCTGCCTTCTTGACGCCGCCGCAACTGGTGCGCTTGAAATGGGGCGAGGATGTTCTAGATGAGGCCGGGCAAGTATTGGTGCGCAACGTGGAGGTGACCACTGAGCCCAAGCATAGCCGTAGCTATGCCTACTGTTCAGATACCAAATACAAAGAAGATATTCTACCCATGATCAAAGGCGTGGACCTGCTTTACCATGAATCTACTTTCCTAAGTGACATGACCCAGCGCGCGGACTATACTTTCCATAGCACCGCCCAGCAGGCCGCTACGTTGGCTTTAAAAGCTCAGGTGAAGCGTCTGCTTATCGGGCACTTCTCAGCGCGCTACAAGGACCTGACGCCGTTGCTGGCAGAGGCGCAGGCTGTGTTCCCCAATACTAACCTAGCGGTGGAGGGTAAAACGATTAGCGTCTTGGAGTAG
- the hppD gene encoding 4-hydroxyphenylpyruvate dioxygenase, with protein MATDFLPLNGTDYIEFYVGNAKQAAYFYQSAFGFEQVAYAGPETGVRDRVSYVLQQGKIRFMLTTSLVPDSPISEHVRLHGDGVKVMALWVDDAYKSYEETTKRGAKSAGEPQTLTDEFGEVKVASIYTYGETIHTFVERKNYTGAFMPGFVAKKSNIPFTSVGLKHVDHCVGNVGWGEMNTWVKFYEEVMGFQLLLTFDDEDISTEYSALMSKVMSNGNGYVKFPINEPAEGKKKSQIEEYLDYYHSPGVQHIAIATDDIVATVGELRRRGVEFLSVPASYYADLAERVGKIDEDMKPLQDLNILVDRDNEGYLLQIFTKPAQDRPTVFYEIIQRKGAKSFGKGNFKALFESIEREQALRGNL; from the coding sequence ATGGCCACAGATTTCCTTCCCCTTAATGGTACAGATTATATTGAATTCTATGTAGGCAACGCCAAGCAGGCCGCCTATTTCTACCAAAGCGCCTTCGGGTTTGAGCAGGTGGCCTACGCCGGCCCAGAAACCGGCGTGCGCGACCGCGTGAGCTATGTGCTGCAGCAAGGCAAGATCCGGTTCATGCTCACCACGTCTCTGGTGCCAGACTCCCCTATCTCTGAGCACGTGCGCCTGCACGGCGACGGCGTAAAGGTGATGGCCCTGTGGGTGGACGATGCCTACAAGTCATATGAAGAAACCACCAAACGCGGGGCCAAGTCGGCCGGTGAGCCCCAGACCTTGACAGATGAGTTTGGCGAAGTAAAGGTAGCTTCTATCTATACCTACGGCGAGACCATACACACCTTTGTGGAGCGCAAGAATTACACCGGTGCCTTCATGCCGGGTTTTGTGGCCAAGAAAAGCAACATCCCGTTCACTTCTGTGGGCTTGAAGCACGTGGACCACTGCGTAGGCAACGTGGGCTGGGGCGAGATGAACACCTGGGTGAAGTTTTACGAGGAAGTGATGGGCTTCCAACTGCTGTTGACCTTTGACGATGAGGACATCTCCACCGAGTATTCTGCCCTTATGTCAAAAGTGATGAGCAACGGCAACGGCTATGTCAAATTCCCGATCAATGAGCCCGCCGAAGGCAAGAAGAAATCGCAGATTGAGGAATACCTGGACTACTACCACAGCCCGGGCGTGCAGCACATCGCCATTGCCACAGATGACATTGTGGCTACCGTGGGCGAGTTGCGCAGACGCGGCGTGGAGTTCCTGAGCGTGCCAGCTTCTTACTATGCAGACTTAGCCGAGCGCGTAGGTAAGATTGACGAGGACATGAAGCCTTTGCAAGACCTAAACATCTTGGTAGACCGCGACAATGAAGGCTACTTATTGCAAATCTTCACCAAACCCGCCCAAGACCGCCCTACCGTGTTTTATGAAATCATTCAGCGCAAAGGAGCCAAGTCCTTCGGCAAAGGCAACTTCAAAGCCCTGTTTGAATCCATTGAACGCGAACAAGCCCTTCGCGGAAACCTTTAA
- a CDS encoding phospho-sugar mutase, with amino-acid sequence MENNLSLDAAVQAKLDAWLTGGYDEDTKSQLQQLVETKDADTLTDSFYKDLEFGTGGLRGIMGVGSNRMNRYTVGMATQGLSNYLLKSFPDQEICVAIAHDSRNNSPEFANVVADVFSGNGIKVYFFKELRPTPELSFAIRHLGCQSGVVLTASHNPKEYNGYKAYWNDGGQVTAPHDKNIIAEVNKIQSVDQVKFARDHSKVEYVLEDVDQAYLDKVASLSVDPAVIQRQKDLKIVYTPIHGTGITLVPKALERFGFTNVTVVEEQATPDGNFPTVVYPNPEEKEAMTLAMNKARELDADLVLATDPDADRVGIAVKNHKGEFVLINGNQTAALLTYYVLSAWKKAGKLTGNEYIVSTIVTTDLINRIAEGFGVECYETLTGFKYIATIMREKEGKAQYICGGEESYGFLVGDFVRDKDAVSSCAMIAEMAASAKDQGKTLYELMIQMYEEFGFYKEDLISITKKGHRGAQEIQEMMQELRENPPTSIAGSKVIEISDYKTGFRKNFQTREESATGLESSNVLQFLTEDGTKVSARPSGTEPKIKFYFSVKEPLASAADYDAVSQKLDEKIEAVIKNLQLK; translated from the coding sequence ATGGAAAATAACTTGTCATTAGACGCGGCCGTGCAGGCCAAATTAGACGCGTGGCTTACGGGAGGCTATGATGAAGACACTAAATCCCAGTTACAGCAGTTAGTAGAAACCAAAGACGCAGACACCCTCACTGATTCGTTTTACAAAGACCTGGAGTTTGGCACCGGCGGCCTGCGCGGCATCATGGGCGTGGGCAGCAACCGCATGAACCGCTACACGGTGGGCATGGCTACCCAGGGCCTGAGCAACTACCTCTTAAAGTCGTTCCCAGACCAGGAGATCTGCGTGGCCATTGCGCATGACAGCCGCAACAACTCCCCTGAGTTTGCCAATGTGGTGGCAGACGTTTTCTCTGGCAACGGCATTAAGGTGTACTTCTTTAAAGAGCTGCGTCCTACGCCAGAACTTTCATTTGCCATCCGTCACTTGGGTTGCCAAAGCGGCGTGGTGTTGACGGCCTCGCACAATCCCAAAGAATACAACGGGTACAAGGCCTATTGGAACGATGGCGGCCAGGTAACGGCCCCGCATGATAAGAACATCATTGCCGAGGTCAACAAAATACAGAGCGTAGACCAGGTTAAATTCGCCCGTGATCATTCTAAGGTGGAATATGTGCTGGAGGACGTAGACCAGGCCTATTTAGACAAGGTGGCCTCCCTGTCGGTAGACCCGGCCGTAATTCAACGCCAGAAGGATTTGAAGATCGTCTACACTCCTATCCATGGCACGGGCATTACCTTGGTGCCGAAGGCATTGGAGCGTTTTGGCTTTACCAACGTGACCGTGGTGGAGGAACAAGCCACTCCAGACGGAAACTTCCCGACGGTGGTCTACCCCAACCCCGAAGAGAAAGAGGCCATGACCCTGGCCATGAACAAAGCCCGTGAACTGGACGCTGATTTAGTTTTGGCTACCGACCCAGACGCGGACCGCGTGGGGATTGCCGTGAAAAACCACAAAGGCGAATTCGTGCTCATTAACGGCAACCAGACTGCGGCTTTGCTTACCTATTATGTATTGAGCGCCTGGAAGAAAGCGGGCAAGCTGACAGGCAATGAATACATAGTGAGCACCATTGTCACCACAGACTTAATTAACCGCATTGCCGAAGGCTTTGGTGTAGAATGCTACGAGACTCTTACCGGCTTCAAGTACATTGCCACCATCATGCGCGAGAAAGAAGGCAAGGCGCAGTACATCTGCGGCGGCGAGGAAAGCTATGGCTTTCTGGTTGGGGACTTTGTGCGGGATAAAGATGCCGTTTCATCCTGCGCCATGATCGCGGAGATGGCGGCCTCGGCCAAGGACCAGGGCAAAACCTTGTATGAGCTCATGATTCAGATGTATGAGGAATTCGGGTTCTACAAGGAAGACTTGATTTCCATTACCAAAAAGGGCCACCGCGGCGCCCAGGAGATACAGGAAATGATGCAGGAGCTCCGGGAGAACCCTCCTACCTCCATTGCTGGATCTAAAGTGATTGAGATCAGTGATTACAAGACAGGGTTCCGGAAGAATTTTCAAACCCGTGAAGAAAGCGCCACTGGCCTGGAAAGCTCCAACGTATTACAATTCCTCACAGAGGACGGAACCAAGGTGTCGGCACGCCCTTCTGGCACAGAGCCCAAGATCAAGTTCTACTTCAGTGTGAAAGAACCTCTGGCTTCTGCCGCAGACTATGATGCCGTAAGTCAGAAGCTAGATGAAAAGATAGAGGCAGTGATCAAAAACCTGCAATTAAAATAA
- a CDS encoding alpha/beta hydrolase: MQDLSPVYLLSGLGADERLFHNLKLRHPAPVVIQWIRPEKQESLRNYAQRLLAQITPSEKPPILIGLSFGGMVAQEMAKLIPVKRVILLSSLADTGALPWYYRVGGFLRMQQWLPFEVAKRWPAPGYWLFGVHSKEEQKLFKSIIQDTDLHFLRWSLTQILHWRHKAQDQEVILLHGDADKVLPVPQYAHVHVLKGAEHLMVLNRAQEVSNLLNQYLD, translated from the coding sequence ATGCAAGATCTTTCTCCGGTGTATTTATTGAGCGGCCTGGGCGCCGATGAACGGCTGTTTCATAACCTGAAACTCCGGCATCCGGCACCGGTGGTTATTCAATGGATCAGGCCAGAGAAGCAAGAGTCATTACGAAACTATGCGCAACGGTTGTTGGCTCAGATTACGCCTTCAGAAAAGCCGCCCATCTTAATTGGCCTGAGCTTTGGTGGCATGGTGGCCCAGGAGATGGCCAAGCTTATTCCCGTAAAGCGCGTCATTCTTTTGTCTAGCTTGGCAGACACGGGTGCCCTGCCGTGGTATTATCGTGTGGGTGGCTTTTTGCGCATGCAGCAGTGGCTCCCGTTTGAGGTAGCCAAGCGGTGGCCGGCCCCTGGGTATTGGCTTTTTGGGGTGCATTCAAAAGAAGAGCAAAAACTGTTCAAATCCATCATTCAAGACACAGACCTGCACTTTCTAAGGTGGTCGCTCACGCAGATTCTGCACTGGCGGCACAAGGCCCAAGACCAAGAGGTCATCCTACTGCACGGCGATGCCGACAAGGTTCTCCCCGTGCCACAGTACGCCCATGTGCATGTGCTCAAGGGCGCCGAGCATCTGATGGTTTTGAACCGCGCCCAGGAAGTCAGCAATCTGCTCAACCAGTACCTGGACTAG